In Brachyhypopomus gauderio isolate BG-103 unplaced genomic scaffold, BGAUD_0.2 sc34, whole genome shotgun sequence, the following are encoded in one genomic region:
- the LOC143485364 gene encoding uncharacterized protein LOC143485364, with protein sequence MCVVLSEHQVQRHRVNLKRVSSSTFHPTSAILKGVKPGPVDAMVVLKPKPGATTASGVRSTLFKGYSGELPHPATLNHGPVYAGIKADSLPLICTMNISPDKPLVDSIFGKVQVGSVLSYQQPPPPSDSVVIHEDAPPFPSLPLECYHLSPPEYSFVPTHQEQLHLSSLSVTLSQSHLIEEATRSQSATPEWHSLRRERVTASHFREVSHVRGPGAAESLAERIIRGTRQTAHMKRGLEMETGALKDYAVLKNLNLTKCGLVIHPDASWLGASPDGLVYDTLERPSFGLVEIKCPNAQSYVDCKFLKVAQGLHKLKESHCYY encoded by the exons atgtgcgtcgtattgtcagagcatcaagtacaacgacacagagtcaacttgaaaagggtttcaagttctacgtttcatcctacctctgcaattttgaag ggggtgaagcctggacccgtggatgccatggttgtcctaaagccaaaaccaggtgctactacagccagtggagttag aagtacacttttcaagggctacagcggtgagctcccacacccggccaccctcaatcatggaccagtctacgctggaatcaaagcagattctcttccactcatctgcacaatgaacatctcgcctgacaagccacttgtggactccatctttgggaaggtacaagttggcagtgtactgtcctatcaacaaccaccacctccatctgacagtgttgtcatacatgaggatgcacccccattcccgagtctgccactagaatgttaccatctaagcccacctgaatattcatttgtgccaacacaccaagaacagctacacctaagctcactttctgtgaccttgtcacaatcacaccttattgaggaggcaacaagatcccaaagtgctacacctgagtggcattcacttaggagagaaagagtgactgcctcacatttcagagaggtgagccacgttagaggtccaggtgctgcagaaagcctggcagaaaggataatccgagggacacgacaaacagcacacatgaagagaggacttgaaatggaaacaggggccttaaaggactatgcagttctgaaaaacttgaacttgaccaagtgtgggctagtgattcatccagatgcatcttggctgggtgcatcacctgatggacttgtgtatgacacacttgagcgtccatcatttgggcttgttgaaattaagtgcccaaatgcacaaagctatgtagactgcaaattcctcaaagtggcacaaggcctacacaaattgaaggagagccattgttattattga